Proteins encoded by one window of Lycium barbarum isolate Lr01 chromosome 11, ASM1917538v2, whole genome shotgun sequence:
- the LOC132618683 gene encoding putative F-box protein At3g29830 isoform X2, giving the protein MELLDVGACGAAVKKCKVSEFGEEDRISCIPDPVLAYIMSFLSTKDAVKTMLLKPFGKLWTTRSNLDFYVCLFEELPTTPPMNRWFSFVDHVLLHHEAPTVTQFRLKFGRTIYSSGLESGKIVEKIDSWINFAVRKKVEVLEVDIGRRCRYEPIFDYHLPSFILRSDTLTELNLASCSLATEVGIQMKSLKTLSLGTILLDDTFMEEMLAGCPSLETLIINDCQGLHLLKLPHHVKDLKITLDESEMSLLEIIAPKLNSISVSGAIDFVNLKVPSSLSAAALNFFRGGKSFISRQRNIWLLLSDIKHAVQLRVCHWCVLELAVREWNGCLSLTRKSVVVETKPTRWHFLGIVSLLRNSPKLEVLTVFIESDTFLFTWDDIRHETLGKLPSSQMQRTMKFNEICCQLKIVNIQDGWLQIPFPCFVQLYLFLSIVNRQIHCNCKNMRKESLFYRSLFLILVLFKSLVCRHLFNFF; this is encoded by the exons ATGGAGCTACTAGATGTGGGCGCTTGTGGTGCTGCAGTTAAGAAGTGTAAAGTTTCTGAATTTGGGGAAGAAGATAGGATCAGCTGTATACCTGACCCTGTACTTGCTTATATCATGTCTTTCTTGTCCACAAAGGATGCAGTGAAGACTATGCTCCTTAAGCCATTTGGGAAGCTATGGACGACTAGGAGCAATCTTGATTTCTATGTGTGTCTGTTTGAGGAGCTGCCTACCACACCTCCTATGAATAGGTGGTTCTCATTTGTTGATCATGTCTTACTTCATCATGAAGCACCAACTGTAACTCAATTCCGCCTCAAATTTGGCCGCACCATCTATAGCTCGGGTTTAGAGTCAGGGAAGATAGTTGAAAAAATCGACTCGTGGATCAATTTTGCTGTAAGGAAGAAAGTGGAGGTTCTTGAGGTGGACATTGGTCGCCGTTGTCGCTATGAACCTATTTTTGATTATCACTTGCCTTCGTTTATTCTTAGAAGTGACACTCTCACGGAGTTAAATTTGGCAAGCTGTAGCTTGGCAACTGAGGTTGGGATTCAGATGAAATCACTTAAGACCTTGTCACTTGGGACAATTTTATTGGATGACACATTTATGGAGGAGATGTTAGCTGGGTGTCCATCACTAGAAACCCTGATCATTAATGACTGCCAGGGCCTACATTTGTTGAAGTTGCCTCATCATGTAAAAGATTTAAAAATCACCTTGGATGAATCTGAGATGTCACTGTTGGAAATTATTGCTCCTAAGTTAAATTCTATCAGTGTTTCCGGAGCAATTGACTTTGTAAATCTAAAAGTTCCATCATCTCTTTCTGCTGCCGCTCTAAACTTCTTTCGTGGAGGAAAAAGCTTTATTAGTAGACAAAGAAACATTTGGTTACTTCTTTCAGATATAAAGCACGCAGTGCAGCTAAGAGTATGCCATTGGTGTGTGCTG GAATTGGCTGTAAGAGAATGGAATGGTTGCCTATCCCTTACCCGCAAATCTGTAGTTGTCGAGACAAAACCTACGAGATGGCACTTCCTTGGCATAGTGAGCTTGCTGCGGAATTCCCCTAAATTGGAGGTGCTGACAGTATTTATTGAATCTGACACATTTCTCTTCACTTGG GATGACATAAGGCATGAGACACTAGGGAAGCTACCTAGTAGCCAAATGCAGAGAACAATGAAGTTCAATGAAATCTGTTGCCAATTGAAAATCGTCAACATACAG GATGGATGGCTGCAGATTCCTTTTCCCTGTTTTGTGCAACTCTACCTATTTCTATCCATCGTTAACAGACAAATACACTGTAATTGCAAAAATATGAGAAAAGAATCATTGTTTTACCGATCCCTATTCCTAATCCTGGTTTTATTTAAAAGTCTGGTTTGTAGGCACCTCTTCAACTTTTTTTGA
- the LOC132618683 gene encoding putative F-box protein At3g29830 isoform X1, producing MELLDVGACGAAVKKCKVSEFGEEDRISCIPDPVLAYIMSFLSTKDAVKTMLLKPFGKLWTTRSNLDFYVCLFEELPTTPPMNRWFSFVDHVLLHHEAPTVTQFRLKFGRTIYSSGLESGKIVEKIDSWINFAVRKKVEVLEVDIGRRCRYEPIFDYHLPSFILRSDTLTELNLASCSLATEVGIQMKSLKTLSLGTILLDDTFMEEMLAGCPSLETLIINDCQGLHLLKLPHHVKDLKITLDESEMSLLEIIAPKLNSISVSGAIDFVNLKVPSSLSAAALNFFRGGKSFISRQRNIWLLLSDIKHAVQLRVCHWCVLELAVREWNGCLSLTRKSVVVETKPTRWHFLGIVSLLRNSPKLEVLTVFIESDTFLFTWDDIRHETLGKLPSSQMQRTMKFNEICCQLKIVNIQVHIVNSFAIQLVKFLLRSSNCLEQVVISIEGRGQGNQLSEYHIEKSMRLYEELSHCPRASKKVIIRLRGLKC from the exons ATGGAGCTACTAGATGTGGGCGCTTGTGGTGCTGCAGTTAAGAAGTGTAAAGTTTCTGAATTTGGGGAAGAAGATAGGATCAGCTGTATACCTGACCCTGTACTTGCTTATATCATGTCTTTCTTGTCCACAAAGGATGCAGTGAAGACTATGCTCCTTAAGCCATTTGGGAAGCTATGGACGACTAGGAGCAATCTTGATTTCTATGTGTGTCTGTTTGAGGAGCTGCCTACCACACCTCCTATGAATAGGTGGTTCTCATTTGTTGATCATGTCTTACTTCATCATGAAGCACCAACTGTAACTCAATTCCGCCTCAAATTTGGCCGCACCATCTATAGCTCGGGTTTAGAGTCAGGGAAGATAGTTGAAAAAATCGACTCGTGGATCAATTTTGCTGTAAGGAAGAAAGTGGAGGTTCTTGAGGTGGACATTGGTCGCCGTTGTCGCTATGAACCTATTTTTGATTATCACTTGCCTTCGTTTATTCTTAGAAGTGACACTCTCACGGAGTTAAATTTGGCAAGCTGTAGCTTGGCAACTGAGGTTGGGATTCAGATGAAATCACTTAAGACCTTGTCACTTGGGACAATTTTATTGGATGACACATTTATGGAGGAGATGTTAGCTGGGTGTCCATCACTAGAAACCCTGATCATTAATGACTGCCAGGGCCTACATTTGTTGAAGTTGCCTCATCATGTAAAAGATTTAAAAATCACCTTGGATGAATCTGAGATGTCACTGTTGGAAATTATTGCTCCTAAGTTAAATTCTATCAGTGTTTCCGGAGCAATTGACTTTGTAAATCTAAAAGTTCCATCATCTCTTTCTGCTGCCGCTCTAAACTTCTTTCGTGGAGGAAAAAGCTTTATTAGTAGACAAAGAAACATTTGGTTACTTCTTTCAGATATAAAGCACGCAGTGCAGCTAAGAGTATGCCATTGGTGTGTGCTG GAATTGGCTGTAAGAGAATGGAATGGTTGCCTATCCCTTACCCGCAAATCTGTAGTTGTCGAGACAAAACCTACGAGATGGCACTTCCTTGGCATAGTGAGCTTGCTGCGGAATTCCCCTAAATTGGAGGTGCTGACAGTATTTATTGAATCTGACACATTTCTCTTCACTTGG GATGACATAAGGCATGAGACACTAGGGAAGCTACCTAGTAGCCAAATGCAGAGAACAATGAAGTTCAATGAAATCTGTTGCCAATTGAAAATCGTCAACATACAGGTACACATAGTAAATTCATTTGCTATCCAGCTGGTGAAGTTTCTTCTTAGGTCCTCAAATTGCTTAGAGCAAGTTGTGATTTCCATCGAGGGTCGCGGTCAAGGTAATCAGCTGAGTGAATATCACATTGAAAAGTCAATGAGACTATATGAGGAGTTATCACATTGTCCTAGGGCCTCCAAAAAAGTTATTATTAGGTTAAGAGGCCTCAAATGTTAG